The genomic stretch CCATTTTTTGCCAGAAAATTGCTGTCCTCTGTCTGATATACCCTGTTCTTGATTCCATCTCTTTTCCTTGGCAACTTTCTTGAATTCTTGTGCAACTTGCCCATTGACTACACACAAAGAGATTGTTCTCGGCACAAATGGACGACGGAGTGGACCTCCCGAGCCAATTCTTCTTCTCCCACCAGGAGATGCCCGGCACCTTCGACGACCTcctgagcagcagcagcagcgcggcAACCTGCAGCCACACGCACACCTGCAACCCTCCCGGCCCGTCGGCCGCCATGCACACGCACACCTGCCTGCACACGCACACCCAGGTCTTCGacgccggcagcgacgacgacaacgacgccGCCAGGGACGACCAGGCGAGGCCCCGGCGGCCGCTGGGGAACAGGGAGGCCGTGCGCAAGTACCGGGAGAAGAAGAAGGCGCACGCGGCCTTCCTGGAGGAGGAGGTCAAGAAGCTCCGCGCCGCCAACCAGCAGCTGCTGAGGAGGCTGCAGGGTCACGCCACGCTCGAGGCCGAGGTGGTCAGGCTAAGGAGCCTCCTCTTCGACGTCCGGGCAAAGATCGATGCCGAGGTCGGCGCGTTCCCGTTCCAGAAGCAGTGCTGTGTTGGCTCTGTGGTGTGCACTGATCCGACCCTCTGCTTCAATGGCAGTTC from Lolium rigidum isolate FL_2022 chromosome 4, APGP_CSIRO_Lrig_0.1, whole genome shotgun sequence encodes the following:
- the LOC124650023 gene encoding basic leucine zipper 23-like — translated: MDDGVDLPSQFFFSHQEMPGTFDDLLSSSSSAATCSHTHTCNPPGPSAAMHTHTCLHTHTQVFDAGSDDDNDAARDDQARPRRPLGNREAVRKYREKKKAHAAFLEEEVKKLRAANQQLLRRLQGHATLEAEVVRLRSLLFDVRAKIDAEVGAFPFQKQCCVGSVVCTDPTLCFNGSSDEVGGVWEESSGLAAADCRFDEDGDGGASREINVSEAVRSMDVVELCFPG